The Desulfonatronovibrio magnus genome has a window encoding:
- a CDS encoding SoxR reducing system RseC family protein codes for MSSAGVKNGKVLSVHQNMARVRIKRTSSCATCSCAGMCSPFGKDWMIIEAQNLPGAREGQDVVVTYEVENELKASFILYIVPLISLILGAVLGAWADPLENEDLSAVTGGFGLLALTYIGIKMYSRKKYSTQQNFNPVISDILPAESSSS; via the coding sequence ATGAGTTCTGCCGGGGTCAAAAACGGAAAGGTGCTGTCTGTACATCAGAACATGGCCAGGGTCAGGATCAAACGTACCAGCTCCTGCGCCACCTGCTCATGTGCTGGAATGTGCAGTCCGTTTGGCAAAGACTGGATGATTATTGAGGCCCAGAATCTTCCGGGAGCAAGGGAGGGGCAGGATGTTGTAGTGACTTATGAAGTGGAAAATGAGCTTAAGGCTTCATTTATACTTTATATAGTTCCACTTATCAGCCTGATTCTGGGGGCTGTGCTGGGGGCCTGGGCAGACCCCTTAGAAAATGAAGATCTTTCAGCAGTGACCGGTGGTTTTGGCTTGCTGGCCCTGACCTATATTGGCATCAAAATGTATTCCAGAAAGAAGTACAGCACGCAGCAGAATTTTAATCCTGTCATCAGCGATATTCTTCCAGCTGAATCCAGTTCTTCCTGA